The Monomorium pharaonis isolate MP-MQ-018 chromosome 5, ASM1337386v2, whole genome shotgun sequence genome segment ATTCCATTTTGTTTTAGAGAAAATAAGCGagacaaatgtatttttggaTATTGGAAATGTAACATAACACAATGCAATCTGcatctttttgtttttgatgGCAGGAAAACGGTATTAACACGGTATTCCATTGTAACTGGACGAACAAAATACTCAATTTCCTTGCcgctataaaaattatacacggACGAGTGTCGGAATAATTTGTCAGATAACTACAAGTATATAAAGCCGATGGCTGCATTCGACTATTCCTGAGTcgtgaaaagaataatttgttaactttttaaaatttttatagaagtaGTGATTACTCTTTATAGAGATGAATATATTGACGACACTAATTACGACGATGCTCGGTACGTTGTCCATGCACATAATAAAGTGGACCGTAGTGAATTATATTGCGTTATATTGAGGATATTTAATCTCGACTTTATTAGAGGATACATTGATATTGCGAACGTGTACGCAGGTGACGTAATCGCGACGGGGGTCATTAATATTCGCGAGTTTGCAGGATTTAGTAGGATATACGTTACTGCAGAAGAGAATAGCCAAGTGTATTCATCATTGACATTTATTTGCGTGGACGGCACCGTAATGCCATTAGCGAACGTTTGCGATGGTATCCCTCACTGTCCGGACTCGTCGGACGAAGTCGGAACACTGTGCCGTCACATTGTGTAAGAAGACATTTTCCGTTAACTTTTGCCATTAGTCTAACTACACAAAGAACATCACAAAGAACCGGATATTCTTCCAACTAATATGGTTAAAGCATAGATAAGGCTTTTTTATCCGTTATTTTATTACGCTTACGTGTATTTACATTCTGTTATATATTCGagaaaacttaaatattttttttacgcgtttgtttttttatttcgatgttATAGCATTTTAGccacaaaaatgtatttgcagATCTATATTTCTACATTTCTTTCCACACGCatgcatatgtatacatttctttctcaatgtaattaataaaatatgctcGTAATTATCAGAGTTAGGTGagttaatatattcttttaactaaattaaattaaaattaatagattataaatttaatttagttaagttaaaaattacataaataaaaaactaactcacaagggaacctcgcgaactcgaaaattcagattttaataaaacttggcataaatgtagagggggtaaatacataaatttgaaaatttttagttggtgcccaaaaacggtttgaaggggtgaaaccacccttcaaagttgagatgaagggtggttttatcccttcaaaccgtttttgggcaccaactaaaaatttctaaattcatgtatttaccccgctttacatttatgccaagtttcattaaaatcagaatttatgGGTTTTCGCGAGGTTTCCTTGTcaaagtattgtaaaaattcattattttccgcaatcgtcagcctattgcagaaattattttttacaatcctttgtgtattgtaaaaactcgatagtttctgcaattgtcagcctattgtagaaacttagtttttacaacgctctgtgtattgtaaaaactcgatagtttatgcaattgtcagcctattgcagaaacttagtttttacaaagctctgtgtattgtaaaaactcgatagtttctgcaattgtcagcctgtTGCAGAAACTTAGTTTTTACAaagctctgtgtattgtaaaaactcgatagtttctgcaattgtcagcctgtTGCAGAAACTtagtttttacaatgctctgtgtattgtaaaaactcgataatttctgcaattgtcagcctaaaaaagttaataagttaaagtttatacgttataa includes the following:
- the LOC118645579 gene encoding modular serine protease-like; amino-acid sequence: MNILTTLITTMLGDVIATGVINIREFAGFSRIYVTAEENSQVYSSLTFICVDGTVMPLANVCDGIPHCPDSSDEVGTLCRHIVCPTYMYRCNYGACVSRATRCNGLVDCVDASDEIACDRDANDICSDRDFQCSAVYQECIPLAEVCNGV